The nucleotide sequence TTACTGGCGTGAAAAGTACTTGGTTCTGGTCAATGAAAATACACTGGCAGATATCAGGCCGTCTATAGATGATATTAAGCTGGCCTCAATAGAGCTGAGATCATGCCTGAATAAGAAGACTAGATCATGCCTCCCACCGAGAGTAGTCACAGGTCTTTCAGGTGTCAGGCCCAGAGCTTCAAAAGCTATTCAAAGTATCAGGGCGGATAAAGATGTAGTGTTGAAGACACTAGATAAAGTTCTCAGTCGCCATAGTGAGTGCATAAAAGACCAGAAAAAGTTTGATGAAATGGTCGAGGCCGTCAATATTCACAGCTTTGAGGGACTTAGGGTTATAAGGCACACCGGTTATTCATTCAAAATCGACTATTTCGAGGATGACTACAAGACCGGTGATGATAATTTTGGCACCATAGTTGTAGCATCAGGATATAGCATACCCAAGGTTATGAAGTGGCGACCAAGACAGGAACGATCCGACAAGAAAAAGTGGCAGCCTCTGTTCGATTTTGATGAGTTGATAAGTTATGTGCCCAATCTCCCCATTGGCTCGGGTCATGTGATTTATGAGGAGAGTTCATAACAAACTGATTAACAAAACTATTCTTTGCTCACTGAGAGGGCTGCTCGCCGCTTGATACCAACTCTGATAGAAGGACCATTAAATCAATAAATGTTCCGACAGTTTATGCTGGCTTTAGGGAAGCGGCAAAGTAGAAACTTGCCACTTCAATGATTATTGGTCAGCTTGACAGGTCTTTCTTCTCTTTTCACCAGCAAGCTATCTATGCGTTCTGCCAAGGCGAGAATGTTATCAATACCATTTTTAGTGTCTAAGCCGCAAGATCCTGATCGTCAGGCTCATAGTTTGCCAGAGGGTCAACGCTTTCCAACATACTATAGAGGTTCAACAGACCATCACGATTGCCAAAGACATAGTTTCCTGCCAGCTGTATATGAGTCCAGGCCACAGGTGAGAAGCTGGCAATCATATCAACGACTCTTTGGTTGCCGTCTTTCTGGAACTTTTCAATCAGTGCTGACAGTAGTGCCGAGTTATAGTAAATGATGCTGTTGGCGATCAGCCTGGCACAGTCATTCCATTGGTCGATCTGATAGTCATTGCCACCCCGGAACAGATTGCCATTAACTGAAGCGATGGCTTTTCGCA is from Endozoicomonas gorgoniicola and encodes:
- a CDS encoding transposase, with the translated sequence MEIRLKKPINRRLIEQEWDQIQHIVCSLSRKATQQSTVIRKLSNNKRNSRTLSALHEYDRLIKCLYLLDYVDNKTLRQFVQQALNRGEAYHQLRKAIASVNGNLFRGGNDYQIDQWNDCARLIANSIIYYNSALLSALIEKFQKDGNQRVVDMIASFSPVAWTHIQLAGNYVFGNRDGLLNLYSMLESVDPLANYEPDDQDLAA